The sequence ATCTCGAATTCCTCCCGGGTAAGGCTCCCGGGCTTCAGCAAAATGGCGTCCGGCACCCCCACCTTGCCTATATCGTGCAGCGCCGCCGACTGCCATATCAGGGGAAGGTCCTTTCTCGGATAGAGCGCGTCGCTCCCGGATCGCTCCAGCAGCAGCTTCACGTACGCCTTCGTTCTTTGTATATGCGCCCCCGTCCCCTTGTCGCGGTGCTCGGCGAGGATGGCCATACTGTTGATGATCGTCTCGCGGAAGCGCTCCTCGGCACGGCGTTCGCGGTTCGCCACGCGGCGGAAGGCAAGGAAGAAGCCCGCGACGAAGAGGTCGAAAACGAACACCCCGACGATCATGCTCGTTCTTCG is a genomic window of Sulfuricurvum sp. IAE1 containing:
- a CDS encoding HD-GYP domain-containing protein, with translation MIVGVFVFDLFVAGFFLAFRRVANRERRAEERFRETIINSMAILAEHRDKGTGAHIQRTKAYVKLLLERSGSDALYPRKDLPLIWQSAALHDIGKVGVPDAILLKPGSLTREEFEIVRQHPSIGGDVLGRTQELLGKDSFVVYAREITECHHEKWDGSGYPRGLKGESIPLLARIMAIADVYDA